A genomic region of Papaver somniferum cultivar HN1 chromosome 7, ASM357369v1, whole genome shotgun sequence contains the following coding sequences:
- the LOC113296769 gene encoding purple acid phosphatase 15-like: protein MSMINLALCSLLLGFFILVNGDIPTTLDGPFDPVTVPFDENLRGFAVDLPDTDPRVQRNVTGFEPEQISVTLSVSYDSVWISWITGEYQTGDDVMPLDPQTVGSLVRYGMLSSSLLLEATGSSLIYNQLYPFQGLKNYTSGIIHHVRLTGLNASTQYYYQCGDPSIPALSPVLSFKTMPISSPKSYPDRIAIVGDLGLTYNTTSTIDHLISNNPDLVLLVGDVCYANLYLTNGTGSDCYSCSFGDTPIHETYQPRWDYWGRFMQPLISKVPIMVVEGNHELEAQADNKTFVAYSSRFAFPNEESGSSSTFYYSFNVGGIHFIMLGAYIDYNKTGEQHQWLKKDLAKVDRSVTPWLVATWHAPWYSSYQAHYREVECMRVAMEDLLYSYGVDMVFNGHVHAYERSNRVYNYTLDPCGPVYITIGDGGNREKMAVKHADEPGNCPDPSTTPDDMGGFCAFNFTSGPAAGKFCWDQQPDFSAYRESSYGHGILEMKNDTHALWTWHRNQDLYNSSGDQIYIVRQPDRFPVHP, encoded by the exons ATGAGCATGATAAATTTGGCTTTGTGTAGTCTCCTCTTAGGATTCTTCATTTTGGTGAATGGGGATATCCCAACAACACTGGACGGTCCATTTGATCCAGTTACAGTTCCATTTGATGAGAATCTTCGTGGATTTGCTGTTGATTTACCTGATACAGATCCTCGTGTGCAACGAAATGTTACGGGTTTCGAACCTGAACAAATCTCTGTTACTCTTTCTGTTTCTTACGATTCTGTCTGGATTTCCTGGATTACAG GGGAATATCAAACTGGGGACGATGTAATGCCGTTGGATCCGCAAACCGTAGGGAGTTTAGTTCGTTATGGAATGTTAAGCTCTTCATTGTTGCTTGAAGCTACTGGCTCGTCTCTTATTTACAATCAGCTTTATCCTTTCCAAGGTCTTAAGAACTACACTTCCGGAATTATACACCATGTTCGTCTCACTG GCTTGAATGCTAGCACACAATACTATTATCAATGTGGAGATCCTTCTATACCAGCTTTGAGTCCTGTGCTTTCTTTCAAGACCATGCCAATTTCTTCTCCTAAGAGTTACCCTGACAGAATTGCAATTGTGGGAGACTTGGGTCTGACATACAACACAACATCAACCATCGACCATCTGATAAGTAACAACCCTGATCTTGTGCTATTGGTTGGTGATGTTTGTTACGCGAATCTGTACCTTACAAATGGTACTGGGTCTGACTGCTATTCGTGTTCGTTTGGAGATACTCCGATCCATGAAACTTACCAGCCTCGTTGGGATTATTGGGGAAG GTTTATGCAGCCTTTGATATCTAAAGTTCCAATAATGGTGGTAGAAGGCAATCATGAATTAGAAGCCCAAGCCGATAACAAGACATTTGTAGCTTATAGTTCTCGCTTTGCGTTCCCTAATGAAGAAAGTGGATCTTCCTCCACATTTTATTATTCATTCAATGTAGGTGGCATACACTTCATTATGCTTGGTGCCTACATCGACTATAACAAGACAG GGGAACAACACCAATGGTTGAAGAAAGATTTGGCTAAGGTGGACAGATCAGTAACTCCATGGTTGGTTGCTACATGGCACGCACCGTGGTACAGTTCCTACCAAGCTCATTACAGAGAAGTTGAGTGTATGAGGGTGGCGATGGAAGACTTACTCTACTCATATGGTGTTGACATGGTTTTCAATGGACAT GTCCATGCCTATGAAAGGTCAAATCGTGTCTATAACTACACATTGGATCCATGCGGTCCTGTTTATATCACCATTGGGGATGGAGGCAATAGAGAGAAGATGGCTGTCAAACACGCCGATGAACCTGGTAACTGTCCAGACCCATCAACAACACCAGATGACATGGGTGGCTTCTGCGCATTTAATTTCACCTCAGGCCCTGCTGCGGGTAAATTTTGCTGGGATCAGCAACCAGATTTCAGTGCATACCGAGAAAGTAGCTATGGTCATGGCATCCTAGAG ATGAAGAATGACACACATGCATTATGGACATGGCACCGGAATCAGGATTTGTACAACAGTTCAGGGGATCAGATTTATATCGTAAGGCAGCCTGATAGGTTCCCCGTCCATCCTTAG